A region from the Curtobacterium sp. MCBA15_012 genome encodes:
- a CDS encoding YihY/virulence factor BrkB family protein, whose amino-acid sequence MARKDHDTDRNQGKPAPDDPRKPDSPTDLTKPSFTYTLKKTLREFTGDQCTDLAASLTYYTVLALFPGLLAIVSILGLVSDPQKTIETLLDVVRNVGGGQVADLLQDPIEGLVRSPAAPVTFIVGLLGALWSASGFVGAFGRAMNRIYNVREGRPIWKLRPTMLGVTVFTVVLLVVGLLVLLSGPLARTFGDVVGLGDAAALVVSIVQWPILLAIMIVIVAVLYYWAPNIRQSKFKWVSGGALVAITIWVVASVGFGFYVGNFSNYNATYGSLGGVIVFLLWIWITNNALLFGAEFDAELERGRQLQAGIRAEEDIQLPERDTRQIEKQDEQHAKDVLEGIRIRESAGREKD is encoded by the coding sequence ATGGCGCGCAAGGACCACGACACGGACCGCAACCAGGGCAAGCCGGCGCCGGACGACCCGCGCAAGCCGGACAGCCCGACCGACCTGACGAAGCCGTCGTTCACGTACACGCTGAAGAAGACGCTCCGCGAGTTCACCGGCGACCAGTGCACCGACCTCGCGGCGAGCCTGACGTACTACACGGTCCTCGCCCTGTTCCCGGGCCTGCTGGCGATCGTCTCGATCCTCGGGCTGGTGTCCGATCCGCAGAAGACGATCGAGACGCTCCTCGACGTCGTCCGCAACGTCGGCGGTGGACAGGTCGCCGACCTGCTCCAGGACCCCATCGAGGGTCTCGTCCGTTCGCCCGCGGCCCCGGTCACGTTCATCGTCGGTCTCCTCGGTGCGCTGTGGTCTGCCTCCGGGTTCGTCGGCGCCTTCGGCCGGGCGATGAACCGGATCTACAACGTGCGCGAGGGCCGTCCGATCTGGAAGCTCCGCCCGACCATGCTCGGCGTCACGGTGTTCACCGTCGTGCTGCTCGTGGTCGGCCTGCTCGTGCTGCTCTCCGGGCCCCTGGCGCGCACGTTCGGTGACGTCGTCGGCCTCGGGGACGCAGCCGCGCTCGTGGTCTCGATCGTGCAGTGGCCGATCCTGCTCGCGATCATGATCGTGATCGTCGCGGTGCTGTACTACTGGGCGCCGAACATCCGCCAGTCGAAGTTCAAGTGGGTCAGCGGTGGCGCGCTCGTCGCGATCACGATCTGGGTCGTCGCGAGCGTCGGCTTCGGCTTCTACGTCGGCAACTTCTCGAACTACAACGCCACGTACGGCTCGCTCGGTGGCGTGATCGTCTTCCTGCTGTGGATCTGGATCACGAACAACGCGCTGCTGTTCGGCGCCGAGTTCGACGCCGAGCTCGAGCGTGGGCGCCAGCTGCAGGCCGGCATCCGTGCCGAGGAGGACATCCAGCTCCCCGAGCGCGACACCCGGCAGATCGAGAAGCAGGACGAGCAGCACGCGAAGGACGTCCTCGAGGGCATCCGGATCCGCGAGAGCGCGGGGCGCGAGAAGGACTGA
- a CDS encoding SDR family oxidoreductase — protein sequence MTDTAPAASRPTALVTGATRGIGRAIAIELGRTHHVVVGGRTAEAVDALVAELPDASPFVADLGAGETAPLPERLDVLVHSAGVEQGTRVGDTPRAVWEQVFATNVFAVAELTRLALPALRAARGIVVPINSGSGFTAGPGGGVYAASKFALRAFADALREEERANGVRVSSVHPGRVDSDMQRALVEKLGEEYDTDYYLAPEDVAAAVRTVVDLPERGTIESLAIRPTRRR from the coding sequence ATGACCGACACCGCACCTGCCGCCAGCCGTCCGACCGCACTCGTCACCGGGGCCACCCGGGGGATCGGCCGGGCCATCGCGATCGAGCTCGGCCGCACGCACCACGTCGTCGTCGGCGGCCGGACCGCCGAGGCGGTCGATGCCCTGGTCGCCGAGCTGCCCGACGCCTCGCCGTTCGTGGCCGACCTCGGCGCGGGGGAGACCGCCCCGCTCCCTGAGCGGCTCGACGTGCTCGTGCACTCCGCCGGTGTGGAGCAGGGCACCCGCGTCGGCGACACCCCGCGCGCGGTCTGGGAGCAGGTGTTCGCCACGAACGTGTTCGCCGTCGCCGAGCTCACCCGGCTGGCGCTGCCGGCACTCCGTGCAGCCCGCGGCATCGTCGTCCCGATCAACAGCGGGTCGGGCTTCACGGCGGGCCCCGGCGGCGGTGTGTACGCGGCGTCGAAGTTCGCGCTGCGGGCCTTCGCCGACGCCCTGCGCGAGGAAGAACGGGCGAACGGCGTGCGGGTGTCGAGCGTGCACCCGGGTCGGGTCGACTCGGACATGCAGCGCGCCCTCGTCGAGAAGCTCGGCGAGGAGTACGACACCGACTACTACCTGGCACCCGAGGACGTCGCCGCCGCCGTGCGCACCGTCGTCGACCTGCCGGAGCGGGGGACGATCGAGTCGCTCGCGATCCGGCCGACCCGACGGCGGTAG